A window of Garciella nitratireducens DSM 15102 genomic DNA:
TTTTTTCCCTTTGAAATAAAGATATTTATTTTTAAACCAATTTTGTATGGGATTCCAAAATTTTAAAAATTTAGCGTTTTCATGATAGCGTTTTGTATGATTTTTAGAAAAGATTCTAAAGAGAGCATAGATTATGAAAAATAAAGAAAGTACATAAAATATCTTTAAGAGAGTAATTTGATAAATAAATATAAAAATAAAGTAAACAACGATAAGTCCTATAGACAATGCATCCCAACCATATCTTCCATACATAAATTTTTGTAGCCAATTCATTTTTATATTCTCCTTTTTTATAATACTAGGATTATTTTTCCTTCATTTATAAAGAGTAATCTTTAATAAAGAATGATATACCAATACAATGCGTGAAGCAATAGATAAAAGGATAAAATTTTAAATTCTTTTAAATAAATATCTCAATATAAATATTAAACATATGATATACTTAAAAGAAGAATAGCTACGAAGGGATTGTGGGTTATGCCTGTAGTAACAAAAATGATAAAGCAAAAGAAAAATAAAGAATATTATAATATCTATATAGATGGAGAATATAGTTTTAGTATGCATGAAGAATTAGTAATATTATATGAAATGAAAAAAGGGAAATATCTTGATATTGAAAAGATGGGTGAAATTATATATGAAGATAATAAAAAAAGAGCTTTTAATCGTGCTCTTCACTATTTATCTTATCGAAGAAGGACTCAATGGGAAATAGAAGAATATTTAAAGAAAAAGGGTTTTAATGAAAAAATAGTAGAGTTAACTATAGAAAAATTGAAGTATTATAATTTAATAGATGATGAAGATTATATAAAGAGCTATATTGCTCAGAAAAAATCAGGAAATCCTATTGGAAGAAAAAAATTATTATTTGATCTTGAAAAAAAGGGAATCGATAATTGTTTGTTTGATCAAATAGATCAATATTATACTCAAGAAGAGGAATATGAACAGGCAAAAAAACTGGCTTTAAAGTATAACAAGAAGTATGAAAAAATTTCATCAAAAGAACGAATTTACAAAATAGGACAAGCAGGACAAAGAAGGGGGTTTTCCTGGGAAATAATGAAGAATGTGATACAAGAAATTGTCGAAAAGGATCAGGAAGAAGAAAAACAATATCAGCAACAGGTAGACAAACAAAAGGCTTTAGAATGGGGAGAAAAATATAAAAAAAGATATAAGAAGCAAGGATTGGTAGGATTAAAATTGAAACAAAAAATTACTCAGATTCTTAGAATAAGAGGGTATCCATGGGAAGTGATTGAAAAAGTATTAACAACTATATTAGATGAAGAAAAATAGATTTTATTTTCTAACTACAAAAGAAGAATGAAATAATAAGAGGTGATTATGTATGATTCAAGTAATTGCAAAGAGTAAAATAAAAGAAGGATGTTTAGAAGAGTATAAAAAAGTGGCTTTTGAATTAATCGATGAAACGAGGAAAGAAGAAGGAGTTATTTCTTATCAATTGTATCAAGATATTCAAAATGAATTGATTATGACCATAATAGAGGTTTGGAAAGATGAAAAAGCACTTTTAGAACATTCGAATACTCCCCATTATAAAAAATTAGTACCTAAATTTAATCAGCTTAGAGAATTCGTAGAGGTAAACGCATATCGATGTGTAAAATAAAAATAGTTTTATTATAGTAATAATGCAATATCTAAGTTTTAGCAGTAGATAAGGGGGAACTTTATGAAAGATAAATGGTTAAGGGATATTGAATATCTAAGAGTTTCTGTTACGGATCGTTGCAATCTTAGATGTTTTTATTGTATGCCAGATGAAGGAGTAAGTAAGCTTTCTCATGATGAAATATTAAGTTTTGAAGAATGCTATAAGGTAATAAAAGCTGCTGTAGAATTGGGAATAAAAAAGGTTCGTATTACTGGAGGAGAACCTTTAGTGAGATTAGGAATAGTAGATTTTATAAGTAAGATCGCTAAATTACCTGGGCTTGAAGATATTGCGATGACAACCAATGGTATGTTGTTAGAAAAATATGCAGAAGATTTAAAAAAAGCAGGATTAAAGAGATTAAATATTAGCCTAGATACTTTAAAAGAGGAAAAATTTTATCAAATTACTCGCAAAGGAGATTTAAATCAAGTATTAAGGGGAATAGAATTGGCTGAAAAAGTAGGCTTATTTCCAATTAAGATAAATACCGTAATTATGAAGGGAATTAATGACGATGAAATTCAAGATTTTATAAACCTTATTATGCAAAAACCGTATGAAGTACGTTTTATCGAATTAATGCCTATGGGAGAAGCACAAGATATAGAAAAAGAACGTTTTATATCCAATAAAGAAGTGATGGCAACAATTCCTGGTTTGATTCCTATGATAAAGAGCGATGAATTAGGACCTGCAAATTATTATCAATTGCTTGGAGCAAAAGGGAAAGTTGGATTTATTAGTCCGATGTCTAATCATTTTTGCAAAAGTTGTAATAGAATTCGTTTAACTGCTGATGGAAAGTTAAGGCCATGTCTTCATTCAAATTTTGAAATCGATATAAAAGAAGCAATAAGAAATCATAATAAAGATATAAAGGAACTGATAAGAGATGCTATTTTAGCAAAACCAGAAAGGCATTATTTAAATGAAAAAAGAGAGTCTAGTATTCGTAATATGAATCAAATCGGAGGTTAAGGAGGAGTTTTTTAAAATGGCTAGGGTGATGGCGATCAATAGAAGTGAAAAAAAAGGAACTATAAAAACACCGATAAAAGAAGGAAGATTTTTAAAAAATCATGGATTACAAGGAGATGCTCATGCTGGTAATTGGCATAGAATGGTAAGTTTACTTGCTAAAGAAAGTATTGATAAAATGATTGCACAAGGAGTAAAAGGATTAGGTCCGGGTAAATTTGCAGAAAATATCACTACAGAGGGAATAGAATTGCATACTTTACCGATTGGCACTAAACTAAAAATAGGTGAGACTGTTCAAGTGGTAACACAGATTGGAAAAGAGTGTCATAGTGGTTGTGCTATAAAACAACAAGTAGGGGAATGTATTATGCCCAAGGAAGGGATATTTACTAAGATTATAAAAGAGGGAGTGATTCGTCCGGGGGATCCGATAGAAATTTTGAAGTAAAAGATTTCTATAAAATCCATTGATAATAAATAAAAAAGTCATAGCTGCCCATCATCAATTATTTTATAAGCAAGCTATGACTTTTTATCATCCTCTTATAAAATTATTCGATTAATTCTAATGCCTTAGCAATGATATTTCTGGCAATAGGGGCCGCAGTATTTCCGCCTGTGGAACCACTATTTTCTAATATTACTACAACAGCTACTTTTGGTTGTTCTGCTGGGGCAAAGCCTACAAACCATGTGTGATTTTTTTGTCCTTCGACTTCTGCAGTTCCTGTTTTTCCAGCTACTTGTACATAGGATAGTTTTGCTTTTTTCCCTGTCCCTTTATTCACTACATCAATCATCATATCTTTGATTAAACTTGCAGTTTCTCTATTCATTGTTCTTGACAATACCTTAGTCTCTTGTTCTTTAATCTGTTCTCCATCAGAGGAAATAATTTCTTTTACTAAAAGGGGTTGCACCATGTTTCCATCGTTAGCAATAGCAGATACCATCATTGCCATATTTAAAGGAGTGACTAAAGTTTTCCCTTGGCCAATGCCAGTATAAGCCAAATCTAATGCATCCATAGAATCTTTAGAAAATTTAGAAATATTTGTAGTGATATCGAAAGGAATTTTTTGATTTAACATAAATTTTTCAGCAGTTTCTTTTAAAGAATCTTTTCCTAGTTGTAGAGCAATTTGCCCAAAGGAAACATTGCAGGATTTTACAAACGCTTGATGTAAATTAATTGATCCATGAGCAGTACTATTATAATCTTTAAAATCTCGTCCATTGATATTGATTTGCCCTTTACAATAAAAGTCTGTATCAATATTTTGATGTTCCAAAGCAGAAGTAGTAGTGATAATTTTAAAGATAGAACCTGGAGCATAAAGCCCTTGTGTTGCACGGTTGATAAGAGGACTATCTTCATTTTGATGGATACTTTCCCAATCTTTTTCCATAGTATTTGGATCAAAATTTGGATAGCTTACCATAGCATAAATTTCACCATTATTAGGATTCATTGCGATAATAGATCCTTTTTGTTTTCCTAATATATCATTTGTATATTGTTGAAGGTTATGATTAATGGTAAGGATTAAATTATTTCCTTTTTGTTGGAAATTACTCTGTGCCATAATTTTTCGAATTTCATTATAGGAAGGAGACTCACTAATATTTAATAATTCTTTATTATAAGTTTTCTCTAAGCCTTCTTTTCCTAAAGTTTTATTACTATATCCAATAATATGGCTATATAAAGAGCCATATTCATAATGTCTTGTTTGGCTAAGATCTTTTGCTTGAGTACTATAGGCCAATAGGATATGATTTCGATCATAGATGCTTCCTCGCAAAATATACTCTTCTTCCATCCACATTCTTTTATTATAGGTATTGTTTTGAACAGATTCAGCCTTAAATACTTCAAAATAGGTTAAATATATAATTAATCCAATAAATAAAATGGATAATGCAACAAGAACTGTTATAATACGATTATCTTCTTTCTTCATTCTATTTTCTTGTTTCATGTGCATCCCCCTTTTTTTCGTACTCTTCTTCAAAAACTTCGGAGGCAGCCTGTAAAATTCCTACAGAGGCAAAACTTGCAACTAAGGAGCTTCCTCCATAGCTTAAAAAGGGTAAAGTAACACCCGTTAAAGGAATCATTTTTGTTACTCCACCTAAGATAGTAAAGGCTTGAAAACCAATAGAAACTGTAATTCCAAGAGCTACAATCTTATAAAAGGGATTTTTTTGCTCTAAAGAAATTTTGATACCTCTATAGATAAGAATTAAATAAAGCATAATAATAGCAATTCCAGTAAGAACTCCCATTTCCTCACAAATAGCAGAGAAAATAAAGTCATTATGAACTTCAGGGATAAATTCCGGATGTCCTCTACCAATTCCCGTGCCTAAAAATCCTCCTGCAGCAATGGCAAATAAAGATTGGGTGATTTGATACCCATTTCCTGAGATGCTAGCCCAGGGGTTTAGCCAAGTTTCTACTCTCACTTTTACATGACTAAATATAAAAACACTTATGATCCCAACTATACAAGCAGTTCCAATATTCAATAAAATAAATTTTCGATCTGTTTCATAGACATATAAAATAGCAGTATAAATCGCAAAAAAGATAAGAGCAGAACCAAGATCTTTTTGTAGAAAAAGAAAGGCAATATTAGCATAGGATATTCCGGCTAGTATATATTTATTTTCGAATCGCTTTCGATTTACATAATAAGAGGCTAAGAAAAACACAAATAAAATTTTGATTACTTCAGCAGGTTGAAAACTAAAAGAGCCAATGCGGATCCAGTTCGTTGCTCCCTTAATATTACTTCCAAAAATAAGAGTAGCTAGAAATAGGATAAAAGAAAGTACTACATATAAGAACATCCATTGTGACCATTTTTTTATTGATTTTATAAAAAAATAACTACCAAAGAATGCTACAATTCCAATAATAAACCAAACAATTTGTTTAGCTCCTATTTTAGGGTTAATTCGATAAAGTATAATAATGCCTATACTCATTAACATACTAATAATTAAAAAAATATAATGATCTCCTGATGAAATTTTTGATAAAATAAAATTTGAAAGATAAATAATTATAATAATAGATAAGGCCATACCAATGGTAATTTTATCAAAGCTCTTGTTATATAAAGTTACTAAGAATAAACCAATTAAATTAATGGTAACAATTAAATTTTGAGGAGCTCGATAACTAAATAATTTTCGAATCATATGTACACCTCTAATTAATAATCTATAAGGATCTATTATTTAGATAATTCATTTACAAAAATAAAACTTACTTGTCCTATCGTTATGGTATCACCATGTTGTAATCGAATAGGATTAAAAATTTGTTCATTATTGACAAAGGTACCATTTGAACTATTTAAATCTTCAATATAATATTCATTATGTTTTTTTTCAATAATTGCATGATTTTTTGAAATAAAAGGGTCTTTGATTATAATATCATTTTTATTTGATCTACCTATGCTAACCGAAGAAGGAATAGAATAGGATTCCTCTACTTTAAAAGGTAATTCATCTCTGCGGTTGATAAGTTTTAAATAAGTAGATCCCATAGAGGACCTTTTACGAATTCCTTTAATATCTAAGTAAATCATTCTAATAATTCCAAACATAAAAAGATAAATTAATAGAATAAAAAGATATCGAAATGCGATGGATATAATATTGAACATAATATCACCTTTATTTTTTAGGATTATTTACATATCTTTATTTTATCATACAAATAGGAAGATAATAAATTTATTCTTTAATTTGTTTAGATAAAGCGTCATAAATATAAAAGATGAAAGGTTTTTTAGAAAAAATTGAGTTGATAAATGAAGAAATTTGTGGTAAAATTTATTTGTTAAAAGGGAGTAGTTTATTATATATAGTCAACATTACTGGTTAAACATTTGTTTAACTTGGCTATATATCTCATTTAATGGGAAACGAGACTTTTAACATAACCTTTAAAGGTTATGTTAAAAGTCTTTTTTGTTCTGACATATTTAAAGGGAAAGAAAAATTTATAAAAAGGGGTTATGAAGATGTAAAATGGGGTAGATTATAGTTGATCACTGTTAAAATTTTAAAAAACAACTTATAAAAAATAATTCATTATTTAAAAAATAATAAAGAGGTGTTAAAAATGTGGTTTTCAAAATCTCCAGAACAAATATTAAAGGAATTTGATGTAAACCCTGAAATTGGACTTAGTGAAGAAGAAGCTAAGAAAAGATTAGAAAAATATGGAGAGAATAAATTAAAGAGTAAACCTAAAAAGAGTACATGGAAATTATTTTTAGAACAATTACAAGATATGTTGATTTATGTTCTTTTAGCATCCACATTGATTACTTTAGCAATCGGAGAATATGTAGATGCCTTTATCATTTTGTTTGTTGTTCTATTAAATGCAGTGATAGGAGTAGTACAGGAATCCAAAGCAGAAAAAGCTATTGAAGCACTTCAGCAAATGACTACACCCAAGTCTTTAGTGCGAAGAAATGGAGAAGTAAAAGAAATAAATTCTGAAGAGATAGTACCAGGAGATATTGTTATTTTAGATGCGGGAAGATATGTACCTGCAGATATCAGATTATTAGAAAGTGTCAATCTTCAAATAGAAGAATCTGCTCTTACTGGGGAATCCGTGCCTAGTGATAAAAATGCAAAAGACATTCATGAAGATCTCAAAACTCCTATTGGAGATCGATCTAATATGGCATTTATGTCTACTCTTGTTACTTATGGTAGAGGAGAAGGGGTTGTAGTTTCTACTGCTATGAATACCGAAATGGGGAAAATTGCAGAAGCTCTTGAAGAAGATGTTGAAGATATGACTCCTCTTCAAAAGCGACTAGATGAATTAGGAAGAATATTAGGATTTTTAGCAATTGGCATTTGTGTAGTAATGTTTGGAATTGCTTTTATTCAGGGAAGAGATTTGTTTGATATGTTTTTAACAGCTATTAGTTTGGCAGTTGCAGCTATTCCAGAAGGACTTGCTGCTATTGTAGCTATTGTATTAGCCATGGGAGTTACTAAAATGTCTAAGAAGCATGCTATTATTAGAAAACTTCCTGCTGTTGAGACATTAGGATCGGTGAATATTATATGTTCTGATAAAACAGGAACTCTTACACAAAATAAAATGACTGTTGTAAAACATTATGTTTATGGGAAGATGAAGGATTTACCTACAGAAGTTTCTGGGTTAGAAGCGGATCAAGAGGAAAAAGAATTGATTAAAACTCTTATACTATGCTCTGATGCGACTTATGAGGAAAATGGACAAAGTACAGGAGATCCTACAGAGATTGCTTTGATTGCTTTAGGTGCAAAATATAATATGAACAAAAATGATTTAAATGCAAAGTACAAGAGGGTCGCAGAAAAACCATTTGATTCGGATAGAAAGTTAATGTCTACTTTAAATAAAGAAGAAAATGGGTATCGCGTTCATACAAAAGGAGCTATTGATAATATTTTAAAGATAGCTACAAAAGCTTTAGTAGATGGAAAAGTAGTTCCTTTGACAGAGGAATTGAAAAGAGAGTATTTAAAGGTTTCCGAAGAAATGTCCGACAATGCTTTACGAGTTCTTGGAGCAGCTTATAAAGATGTAGATCATAAAATAGAACCTGAACAAATGGAAAAGAATTTAATTGTGTTAGGATTAGTTGGAATGATAGATCCTCCCAGATTGGAAGTAAAAGACTCTATTTTGGAAGCAAAAAGAGCAGGAATTACTCCTGTGATGATTACAGGAGATCATAAAAACACAGCTTTTGCCATTGCTAAAGAATTGAATATTGCAGAATCTATAGAACAAAGTATTGTAGGGGCAGAAATTGATAAAATGTCTGAGGAAGAATTTGCGAATAAGATTAATAAGTATAGAGTTTTTGCCAGGGTTTCCCCTGAACATAAAGTGAAAATTGTAAAGGCCTTTAAGTCTCATGGAAACATTGTATCTATGACTGGAGATGGAGTGAATGATGCACCTTCTTTAAAGAATGCAGATATTGGGGTAGCAATGGGAATTACTGGAACCGATGTATCGAAAGGAGCCAGTGACATGATTTTAACCGATGATAATTTTTCTACCATTGTTACTGCAGTAGAAGAAGGAAGAAATATTTATAATAATATTAAAAAAGCAGTAATTTTTCTTTTATCCTGTAATCTTGGAGAAGTAATCTCTATATTTTTATCTGTATTGTTTGCATGGCCGGTACCTCTTATCCCTACACAAATTTTATGGATTAATCTAATTACTGACTCATTACCTGCTTTAGCCCTTGGAATGGATCCAGGAGATCCAGATGTTATGAAACATAAACCAAGAGATCCTAAGGAGAGTTTCTTTGCTCATGGAGCTGGGTTTAGAGCGGTTCTTGGAGGGGTATTGATTGGGATATTCACTCTTTTAGCCTTTTATTTTGGCCTATCGGAATTTGGATATCGATTGGGTTCTGGAAATATTCCTCAAAGGGTTCTAAGATATGCTAGAACCATGGCTTTTGTTGTGCTAGCTGCATCCCAATTATTTTATTCTTTATCTATGAGAAATGAAAAGAAATCTATTTTCCAAATAGGAATATTTTCTAATAGTTATTTAATAGGAGCAATATTATTAGGAATTTTTTTACAAGCAATTGTGATATCTCTACCATTTTTAGCAAATGCTTTTGGAGTACAGATGCTTTCATTAAGGGATTGGAGTATAGTAATTGGATTTGCTTTAATTCCCCTTCTAGTAAATGAAATTATAAAGATATTTACTAGAATAAAGGATACCAAGTAAAGATTGGTGATAATATAGAGATCCCTAAAATTTGGGATCTTTTATAGTTTTATTTTGAGGATTTTTGTCAAAAGTTAGGGCAGGATTAGCTTGTATTCTGTTCTTAATAGAGAGGAAAAAATTGAAAATAACATTTTTATCCACTATAATAAGATAAAAGGTTTTACATTTTTGATATATAGGAGGTTACGATAGATGAGCAAAAAAATCAATGTAGGATTAATAGGATACGGCAATGGAGGACGAAATTTTCATGCACCAATCATCCATGGAGTTGAAGAATTAAACCTTTATGCCATTGTTACAAGCAATGAAGAAAAAGCAAAAGTAGCTCAAAAAAAATATCATGGACTCAAGATTTATCATACAGCAGAAACATTATTGGAAGATCCACAAGTGGAATTGGTTGTAATTACTATTCCCAATACATATCATGCAAAAATGGTAGAAAAAGCACTTTTAGCAGGAAAGCATGTAGTAGTGGATAAACCTTTTACTATTTATTCTAAAGAAGCAGATTCCTTGATCCAATTGGCAAAAGAAAAGGGAAAAATTTTAACAGTTTATCAAAATAGAAGATGGGACAGTGATTTTTTAACTATTCAAAAGATACTTCAAGGAAATTTTTTAGGAAATTTAGTGGAATATGAAGCCCATTTTGATCGATTTAAAAATATTATATCCGAAAATAGCTGGAAAGAAGAAGAAATGCCGGGAAATGGAATTATTTATGATTTAGGACCTCATCTGATAGATCAAGCTTTGTTATTATTTGGAATTCCTCAAGAAGTTAGAGCAGATATACGAATTCAACGAAAAAATAGTAAAATCCATGATTATTTTGAAATAATTTTAGATTATGAAAATTTAAAAGTTTCTCTATATGCAGGAATGTTAGTAAAAGAATTGGGACCTCATTTTATTTTAAAGGGAGATAAAGGAAGTTACATAAAGTATGGAATGGATCCTCAAGAGGAATTACTAAAAAAAGGGAATTCTCCTCTTCAAAAAGAGAATTGGGGAGAAGAAAAAGAGGAAGAATGGGGAATTTTAAATACAGAATGGAATGGAATTTCTTTTAGAGGGAAAGTAAAAAGTGAAAGAGGAGATTATAGAATTTTTTATAAAAATGTAGCCCGTGCAATTATGGGATTAGAAAAGATTTTTGTAAAACCCCAGGAAGCGAGGAATGTAATAAAACTCATTGAGTTAGCAATCAAAAGCAATGAAGAAAAAAGAGCGATACAGATTTGTCAAAAAGATTTTTAAAAAATTTATATTGCTATAGAGTGAGATTTTAAATAGGCTTTTGTCTACAAAATAAAAATGGAAAAGAATTTAAGAATTGTTAATAGAGCAATATAAGAAGAGATATAATAATGTATGGATGCAGACAGAGTATAAAATTTAGATTTTATGATATTGGTGCTGGAAGTAGAATTCTAGCACCTTTTTTATATAGAATAGTTTTATTTGCAATATAATAAATTTTTTAAAAGGATTTATTTTTTATATTTTTTAAAGTCATATGATAAAAGCAACAAAATTTGGAATATTATACTTTTGTATAGGTAATTGCATTTCGCATTTTTTGAATAGCAGTATCAGATAATTCTTTTCTTTTTAATGCAACATTTACATAAAGAGCATCAATAATAGTAAGATGAGCAATTCTAGAACTAAAGGCTTCAAATTGATACTCTGTGCTTTAAAGAATAAAAAGATTGCAGCAGTCTTGGATGTATTTAAAAATGAGCCTTCAATAAATTCTAAATTTGTTGAGTTGGATAACGTTCTTCTTTCTCCTTATTGTGGAGCTTCAACAATAAATGCAATTAATAGAATGGGAATTATGGTAATAGAAGGCTTAATCAGTATTTTGGAAGAAAAGAATCTAAATATCTAGTAAAAATATGATAAGTGAAAATGAAAATAATATAAAAATTGTAATTTTAATAATATTCACTTAGTTGCATTAGATTTAGATACTACTTTGCTAGATGAGAATCTTGAAACATTTCAAAGTACAAAAAATTGCTATAATAAATTGACTTGATAATGAAATTTAAGTAGATTTAGTTATTCATAAAATTTTATTTAGTAGTACAAGAAATTAACCTATAAATAGCAGAAATCAATTTTTGAAATAGTAAAAATATGTATTTAAATAGAATAAAATTATTGACATAAAGATATTATAATTATATAATTATAATATGAAATATAGTTTTACTATATGATATATATTATTGCTTTAGAATATATATTTTTCAAAATAATAAATAATAAATTTAAATATCAGAGATATCTAAAAGTACAGTAGTTAAGCATTTAAAGGAGGTAAAATCCATTGCAATTAGACAATAAAGAGGTTTCGTTGTCACCAGAGGTGATTACCTTGGGAGAGCCAATGGCAGTTTTAATTGCACAAGAAACAGGAGAATTAAAAAATGTTTCTCATTTTTTAAGGGGAATTGCAGGTGCAGAATTAAATGTTGCCATTAGTTTGACACGATTAGGGCATTCTTGTTCTTATATTACTCGATTAGGAAAAGATCCATTTGGAGAATATATTTATGATTATATTCGATCTACAAAAATTGATCACAAATATATTTATTTTGATAAGGAATATAATACAGGATTATATTTAAAATCAAAGCCTTTAAATGGGGAGGACCCTATTATATACTACTATAGAAAAAATTCAGCAGCTTCTCATTTAGCAACTAAAGATATTGAAAAAGTAGATTTTAAAGGATATAAAATCTTACACATTACAGGAATCACTGCTGCATTGTCAAAGAACTGTAAGGATGCTTTGTATCTGGCCATAGAAAAAGCTCGTAAAAATAATTTATTGATTTCTTTTGATACAAATATTCGAAGGGCATTGTGGAAAAATGAGAAAGAAATGAAAAAAGTTCTCAATAAGATTGCCTTTGAAAGTGATATTGTCCTACCAGGAATAGGAGAAGGAAGAGAATTAACTGGGAAAAATACTCCAGAGCAGATAGCAGATTATTATATTCAAAATGGTTCAAAAGCAGTAATCATTAAAATTGGGAAATCTGGTGCATACTATAAAACAAAAGAGGAAAGTGGACAGGTAGATGGATTTAAGATTGAAAATATAGTAGATACGGTTGGTGCAGGAGATGGATTTGCCTCTGGTTTATTAAGTGGGATCTTAGATGGAAAATCTATTAAAGATTCTGTAAAAACAGGAAATGCGGTAGCTTCTATTATTATTCAACATAAGGGTGATAATGCACCTTTACCAACAAAGGAGGAATTAGATCAGTATATTTTTGAAAATTATAGTAAAAAGATTCTTGTAAGTAAAAATTATAATAGATAATTATTAGAGCAAAAGTTATGAATAAAATAAGTTTTATTCATAACTTTTTGCTCTTTATTATTGTTAAAAATGTCCTAGTAATTTTGAAGTTTTTTCTGCAGTTTCTAGAACTTTTTCAATAAAAAATGTTTTTTTGTCTATCTCTAAAATAGGCATAGAGACACTAATTGCTCCAGCAGCTACCTCTTTAAAACTAGAAAAAACTGCACCTACACAGACAATTCCTTGTTCATTTTCTTCA
This region includes:
- a CDS encoding FtsW/RodA/SpoVE family cell cycle protein; this translates as MIRKLFSYRAPQNLIVTINLIGLFLVTLYNKSFDKITIGMALSIIIIIYLSNFILSKISSGDHYIFLIISMLMSIGIIILYRINPKIGAKQIVWFIIGIVAFFGSYFFIKSIKKWSQWMFLYVVLSFILFLATLIFGSNIKGATNWIRIGSFSFQPAEVIKILFVFFLASYYVNRKRFENKYILAGISYANIAFLFLQKDLGSALIFFAIYTAILYVYETDRKFILLNIGTACIVGIISVFIFSHVKVRVETWLNPWASISGNGYQITQSLFAIAAGGFLGTGIGRGHPEFIPEVHNDFIFSAICEEMGVLTGIAIIMLYLILIYRGIKISLEQKNPFYKIVALGITVSIGFQAFTILGGVTKMIPLTGVTLPFLSYGGSSLVASFASVGILQAASEVFEEEYEKKGDAHETRK
- a CDS encoding FHA domain-containing protein is translated as MFGIIRMIYLDIKGIRKRSSMGSTYLKLINRRDELPFKVEESYSIPSSVSIGRSNKNDIIIKDPFISKNHAIIEKKHNEYYIEDLNSSNGTFVNNEQIFNPIRLQHGDTITIGQVSFIFVNELSK
- the moaA gene encoding GTP 3',8-cyclase MoaA translates to MKDKWLRDIEYLRVSVTDRCNLRCFYCMPDEGVSKLSHDEILSFEECYKVIKAAVELGIKKVRITGGEPLVRLGIVDFISKIAKLPGLEDIAMTTNGMLLEKYAEDLKKAGLKRLNISLDTLKEEKFYQITRKGDLNQVLRGIELAEKVGLFPIKINTVIMKGINDDEIQDFINLIMQKPYEVRFIELMPMGEAQDIEKERFISNKEVMATIPGLIPMIKSDELGPANYYQLLGAKGKVGFISPMSNHFCKSCNRIRLTADGKLRPCLHSNFEIDIKEAIRNHNKDIKELIRDAILAKPERHYLNEKRESSIRNMNQIGG
- a CDS encoding RecX family transcriptional regulator, which codes for MPVVTKMIKQKKNKEYYNIYIDGEYSFSMHEELVILYEMKKGKYLDIEKMGEIIYEDNKKRAFNRALHYLSYRRRTQWEIEEYLKKKGFNEKIVELTIEKLKYYNLIDDEDYIKSYIAQKKSGNPIGRKKLLFDLEKKGIDNCLFDQIDQYYTQEEEYEQAKKLALKYNKKYEKISSKERIYKIGQAGQRRGFSWEIMKNVIQEIVEKDQEEEKQYQQQVDKQKALEWGEKYKKRYKKQGLVGLKLKQKITQILRIRGYPWEVIEKVLTTILDEEK
- a CDS encoding zf-TFIIB domain-containing protein encodes the protein MNWLQKFMYGRYGWDALSIGLIVVYFIFIFIYQITLLKIFYVLSLFFIIYALFRIFSKNHTKRYHENAKFLKFWNPIQNWFKNKYLYFKGKKTYRYYKCPKCRQTLRIPKGSGKVIIRCPKCNIKFTKRVK
- a CDS encoding MOSC domain-containing protein, with the protein product MARVMAINRSEKKGTIKTPIKEGRFLKNHGLQGDAHAGNWHRMVSLLAKESIDKMIAQGVKGLGPGKFAENITTEGIELHTLPIGTKLKIGETVQVVTQIGKECHSGCAIKQQVGECIMPKEGIFTKIIKEGVIRPGDPIEILK
- a CDS encoding peptidoglycan D,D-transpeptidase FtsI family protein — its product is MKQENRMKKEDNRIITVLVALSILFIGLIIYLTYFEVFKAESVQNNTYNKRMWMEEEYILRGSIYDRNHILLAYSTQAKDLSQTRHYEYGSLYSHIIGYSNKTLGKEGLEKTYNKELLNISESPSYNEIRKIMAQSNFQQKGNNLILTINHNLQQYTNDILGKQKGSIIAMNPNNGEIYAMVSYPNFDPNTMEKDWESIHQNEDSPLINRATQGLYAPGSIFKIITTTSALEHQNIDTDFYCKGQININGRDFKDYNSTAHGSINLHQAFVKSCNVSFGQIALQLGKDSLKETAEKFMLNQKIPFDITTNISKFSKDSMDALDLAYTGIGQGKTLVTPLNMAMMVSAIANDGNMVQPLLVKEIISSDGEQIKEQETKVLSRTMNRETASLIKDMMIDVVNKGTGKKAKLSYVQVAGKTGTAEVEGQKNHTWFVGFAPAEQPKVAVVVILENSGSTGGNTAAPIARNIIAKALELIE
- a CDS encoding putative quinol monooxygenase — translated: MIQVIAKSKIKEGCLEEYKKVAFELIDETRKEEGVISYQLYQDIQNELIMTIIEVWKDEKALLEHSNTPHYKKLVPKFNQLREFVEVNAYRCVK